A single window of Caldisalinibacter kiritimatiensis DNA harbors:
- a CDS encoding glycerate kinase, whose product MKIVIAPDSFKGSLTALEVAESIEKGIKNVCKDAEIVKVPMADGGEGTVKSLVDATKGEIVTECVTGPLGQKIEAFYGILGDRKTAVIEMAAASGLPLVPVNKRNPMLTTTYGTGELIKAALDKGCRKFIIGIGGSATNDGGAGMAQALGVRLLDKEGKEISFGGGELINLHKIDVTNMDKRLKESTFIVACDVDNPLCGPNGASYIYGPQKGATKEMVVRLDNSLKHFAQIVKKDLDKKVENIKGAGAAGGLGAGLVAFLDATLSPGIDIVIEATKLKEKIKDADLVITGEGKIDSQTINGKTPIGVAKIAKKFHIPVIAIAGCISDDAEINHEYGIDTMFSIINYPITVDEALKKEKASFFIKRKIEEIFRLIKLRINIERKG is encoded by the coding sequence GTGAAAATTGTTATTGCTCCAGATTCATTTAAAGGTAGTTTGACTGCTTTAGAAGTAGCTGAAAGTATTGAAAAGGGAATAAAAAATGTATGTAAAGATGCTGAAATAGTAAAGGTTCCTATGGCAGATGGAGGAGAAGGGACTGTAAAATCTTTAGTAGATGCTACAAAAGGTGAAATTGTTACTGAATGTGTAACTGGTCCGTTAGGACAAAAGATAGAAGCTTTTTATGGAATATTGGGAGATAGAAAAACTGCAGTTATAGAGATGGCTGCAGCTTCAGGACTCCCTTTAGTACCAGTGAATAAGAGAAATCCTATGCTAACAACTACCTATGGTACTGGAGAACTTATTAAAGCAGCTTTAGATAAAGGATGTAGGAAGTTTATCATAGGTATAGGTGGAAGTGCAACAAATGATGGTGGTGCCGGTATGGCACAGGCATTAGGAGTAAGGCTATTAGACAAAGAAGGTAAAGAGATATCCTTTGGGGGAGGAGAACTTATTAACCTTCATAAAATAGATGTTACCAATATGGATAAAAGATTAAAGGAAAGTACATTTATTGTTGCATGTGATGTTGATAATCCACTTTGTGGACCCAATGGTGCATCTTATATTTATGGGCCACAAAAAGGTGCTACTAAAGAGATGGTAGTAAGATTAGATAATAGTTTAAAACACTTTGCCCAAATAGTTAAGAAAGACTTAGATAAAAAAGTAGAGAATATAAAAGGAGCAGGAGCAGCAGGTGGTCTAGGAGCAGGATTAGTAGCTTTTTTAGATGCAACATTAAGCCCTGGAATTGATATAGTGATTGAAGCTACAAAACTGAAAGAGAAGATAAAAGACGCTGATTTGGTGATTACTGGAGAAGGTAAAATAGATAGTCAAACAATCAATGGAAAAACTCCTATAGGAGTAGCTAAAATTGCAAAGAAGTTTCATATACCTGTAATTGCTATAGCAGGTTGTATATCAGACGATGCTGAAATAAATCATGAATATGGTATAGATACAATGTTTTCTATAATAAATTATCCTATAACAGTTGATGAAGCGTTAAAAAAAGAAAAAGCTAGTTTTTTCATAAAGAGAAAAATTGAAGAGATATTTAGGTTAATAAAATTACGAATTAACATAGAGAGGAAGGGTTAG
- a CDS encoding carbohydrate ABC transporter permease has protein sequence MEKMLSKTRFKQIIKKNDWSAYFFILPAMIIVFMFILYPAVWSLISSFKEVKPLMLRNSGLFQVPGKWIGLKNYILTFKDKLFLKSVLNTLYFSVIFIPLTMLCSVTLAVLLDRKLKGIGFMRTVFFLPYVVSIISASLIFMMLFNGDKGMINGVLNLLNIDGPNWLSDSKLAMPVIAIMSSWRRIGYFMLIYLAGLQNIPGSLYEAADIDGASWFQQFRMITWPLLRRITMVVFILLLINCFNVFQEIFVMTGGGPGDSTTTIPFLIYNEAFKFYHIGKASAMSYILFVVVVIISLTQNKLNSKKLDY, from the coding sequence ATGGAAAAGATGTTGAGTAAGACAAGGTTTAAACAAATTATTAAAAAGAATGACTGGTCAGCTTACTTTTTTATTTTGCCTGCAATGATTATAGTGTTCATGTTTATATTATATCCTGCTGTTTGGTCGTTAATATCTAGTTTCAAGGAAGTTAAGCCTTTGATGCTTAGAAATAGTGGACTTTTCCAAGTACCAGGGAAATGGATTGGGTTAAAAAACTATATTCTAACCTTTAAAGATAAATTGTTTTTAAAGAGTGTGCTAAATACTTTATATTTTAGTGTAATATTTATACCTTTAACTATGTTATGTTCAGTTACATTAGCAGTTTTACTTGATAGAAAGCTTAAAGGAATAGGCTTTATGAGAACTGTATTCTTTTTACCTTATGTTGTATCAATTATAAGTGCCAGTTTAATTTTTATGATGTTATTCAATGGAGATAAAGGAATGATAAATGGAGTTCTGAATCTATTAAATATAGATGGACCTAATTGGCTATCAGATAGTAAGTTAGCTATGCCGGTAATAGCAATAATGTCATCATGGAGAAGAATAGGATATTTTATGCTAATCTATCTTGCAGGACTTCAAAATATACCAGGCAGTTTGTATGAAGCAGCTGACATAGATGGTGCATCGTGGTTCCAGCAATTCAGAATGATAACGTGGCCTTTACTTAGAAGAATAACAATGGTTGTTTTTATTTTATTACTTATAAACTGTTTTAACGTATTTCAGGAGATATTTGTGATGACTGGCGGGGGGCCTGGAGACTCAACAACTACTATTCCATTCCTTATTTATAATGAAGCTTTTAAATTCTATCACATAGGTAAAGCATCTGCCATGTCATACATATTGTTCGTAGTAGTAGTAATTATTAGCTTAACTCAAAATAAATTAAATTCTAAGAAATTAGATTATTAG
- a CDS encoding alpha-amylase family glycosyl hydrolase, translating into MALVNITKNMENRIVDKLRFLYGEEKCEHIYDEIEKLINKFIRQYKYEKTDKEWVDEKDVYLITYGDNIRKEGKTPLKTLHKFLKDNLKGIITNVHILPFYPYSSDDGFSVIDYCEVNPDLGNWDDIQEMSKDFQLMFDAVINHISAKSNWFQGYLKGEEEYKDFFIETEPCPELSKVTRPRALPLLTEFETADGVKKVWTTFSADQIDLNFKNEKVLLKIIEVLLFYVAMGARTIRLDAIGYLWKKIGTSCIHLDETHKAIQLFRDILNIVAPETILITETNVPHKDNISYFGDGYNEAQMVYQFPLPPLVLNAYQTGNASHLLKWADSLEQISERTTFFNFLASHDGIGVMPAKGILSDEEIEDMVKRAKEYGGYVSYKDNGDGTKSPYELNINYFDALSHPKDDEDIKIKRFIGSQAILLSLIGVPAVYVHSLLGSRNYNRGVEESGIFRRINREKLSKETLESELANENSLRNKIFTKYCDLIKIRKGQKAFHPNAEQKVVFLNDSVFSFIRTSLDKEERILTLFNVSNTEQQISINLNDCIDNEVSILTDLVSDKEYKANEGIVNIVLKPYEFMWLKNKNK; encoded by the coding sequence GTGGCATTAGTAAATATTACAAAAAATATGGAAAATAGAATTGTAGACAAGTTAAGATTTTTATATGGAGAAGAAAAATGCGAACACATATATGATGAAATTGAAAAGTTAATTAATAAGTTTATAAGGCAATACAAATATGAAAAAACCGATAAAGAATGGGTAGATGAAAAGGATGTTTACCTAATAACTTATGGAGATAATATTAGGAAAGAGGGAAAAACTCCATTAAAAACATTACATAAATTTTTAAAGGACAATTTAAAAGGAATCATAACTAATGTTCATATCTTACCTTTTTATCCTTATTCTTCTGACGATGGATTTTCTGTTATAGATTATTGTGAAGTTAACCCAGACTTAGGTAATTGGGATGATATACAGGAGATGTCAAAGGATTTTCAATTAATGTTTGACGCTGTTATTAACCATATTTCAGCAAAAAGTAATTGGTTCCAAGGATATTTAAAAGGTGAAGAAGAATATAAGGATTTCTTTATAGAAACAGAACCGTGTCCAGAGTTATCAAAGGTAACTAGACCGAGAGCTCTTCCACTACTTACTGAATTTGAGACAGCTGATGGTGTGAAAAAAGTATGGACTACTTTTAGTGCAGACCAGATAGATTTAAACTTCAAAAATGAAAAGGTATTATTAAAGATAATAGAAGTACTATTATTCTATGTAGCAATGGGAGCTAGAACTATAAGATTAGATGCGATAGGTTACCTTTGGAAGAAAATAGGTACAAGTTGTATTCATTTAGATGAAACTCATAAAGCTATACAATTATTCAGAGATATTCTTAATATAGTTGCTCCTGAAACTATATTAATAACTGAAACTAATGTACCACATAAGGACAATATAAGTTACTTTGGAGATGGCTACAATGAAGCACAGATGGTATATCAGTTTCCACTACCACCATTAGTATTAAATGCATATCAAACGGGAAATGCTTCCCACTTACTAAAGTGGGCTGATTCATTAGAACAAATATCAGAAAGAACAACATTCTTTAACTTTTTAGCATCCCATGATGGTATAGGAGTTATGCCTGCTAAAGGGATACTAAGTGATGAAGAGATAGAAGATATGGTTAAAAGAGCTAAAGAATACGGAGGATATGTTTCTTATAAAGATAATGGTGATGGAACAAAGAGTCCATATGAGTTAAATATAAATTACTTTGATGCTTTATCACATCCAAAAGATGATGAAGATATTAAAATAAAAAGATTTATCGGTTCACAAGCTATATTACTATCGTTAATTGGAGTGCCTGCGGTCTATGTACACAGCTTACTTGGCTCGAGAAATTACAACAGAGGTGTAGAAGAAAGCGGAATATTTAGAAGAATAAATCGTGAGAAACTATCAAAGGAAACACTTGAAAGTGAATTGGCAAATGAAAATTCATTAAGAAATAAAATATTTACAAAATATTGTGACCTTATAAAAATACGTAAAGGTCAAAAGGCTTTTCATCCAAATGCTGAGCAAAAAGTTGTATTCCTTAACGATTCAGTATTTTCATTTATCCGTACTTCATTAGATAAAGAAGAAAGGATATTAACACTATTTAATGTATCAAATACAGAACAGCAGATAAGCATTAATCTTAATGATTGTATAGATAATGAAGT
- a CDS encoding sugar ABC transporter substrate-binding protein, with amino-acid sequence MKKVVASLLVLVMIFTLVGCGNQDVEKSEGKQISEDKPVEIKMQIVWSEDSGRGMAIREILDEFEKENPNIKVKLLGGSQEEQKLLTMILSGQAPEVIQVPYRYVQALGGEGAFVDLTERFADKKDNFYEKLWNLAVVDEQLYGYPWMGHTIQLVYNKTLFEEAGITAPPKNWDELYEYAKKLTVDKDGDGKIDQYGIGLVGKQHHDITWLFNMFVNQAGADIVKKENGEYKVGLNSPEGKKALEFYTKLIKECAPPDTGNKTGGDVMADFRNQVVAMEFQGPWGITDIWKNGNPFEVSAAPVPAGPAGRAADIGPYMLTVPVGVEGEKLEASMKLIEFLGSKKGQEMLMKGEKADDGNYYPFRVPIRKDMADTEYFKKHPEFLVFIEGLEYPSISTPIKEWVKVEEQVYRSELNKAVIGEISVEEALENIEKLGNEILQNQ; translated from the coding sequence ATGAAAAAGGTAGTAGCTTCATTATTAGTATTAGTAATGATTTTCACTTTAGTAGGGTGTGGAAATCAAGATGTAGAAAAAAGTGAAGGTAAACAAATTAGTGAAGACAAACCTGTTGAAATTAAAATGCAAATTGTTTGGTCTGAAGATTCTGGAAGAGGAATGGCTATAAGGGAAATTCTAGATGAGTTTGAAAAAGAAAATCCAAACATTAAAGTTAAATTATTAGGTGGAAGTCAAGAAGAGCAGAAGCTTTTAACAATGATTTTAAGTGGACAAGCTCCAGAAGTAATTCAAGTACCTTATAGATATGTACAAGCTCTTGGAGGAGAAGGAGCATTTGTAGATTTAACAGAGAGATTTGCAGATAAGAAAGATAATTTTTATGAGAAACTTTGGAACTTAGCTGTAGTCGATGAGCAATTATATGGTTATCCTTGGATGGGACATACAATACAACTAGTATATAATAAAACTTTATTTGAAGAAGCAGGTATAACTGCACCTCCAAAAAACTGGGATGAGTTATATGAATATGCTAAGAAATTAACAGTTGATAAAGATGGAGATGGAAAAATAGACCAATATGGTATAGGTCTTGTTGGAAAACAACATCATGATATAACTTGGTTATTTAATATGTTTGTAAATCAAGCTGGTGCAGATATAGTTAAAAAGGAAAATGGAGAATACAAAGTAGGATTAAATTCACCAGAGGGTAAAAAAGCTCTAGAATTTTATACAAAACTTATAAAAGAATGTGCTCCACCAGATACAGGCAATAAAACTGGAGGAGATGTAATGGCTGATTTTAGAAATCAAGTTGTAGCGATGGAATTCCAAGGACCTTGGGGTATAACAGATATTTGGAAGAATGGGAATCCATTTGAAGTGTCAGCAGCACCAGTACCAGCTGGACCTGCAGGAAGAGCAGCAGACATTGGACCATACATGTTAACTGTTCCTGTAGGAGTAGAGGGTGAGAAATTAGAAGCTAGTATGAAATTAATAGAGTTCTTAGGTAGTAAAAAAGGACAAGAAATGTTAATGAAAGGTGAAAAAGCTGACGATGGAAATTACTATCCATTTAGAGTACCTATAAGAAAAGATATGGCTGATACAGAATACTTTAAGAAGCATCCTGAGTTTTTAGTATTCATAGAAGGATTAGAGTATCCAAGTATATCTACACCAATAAAAGAATGGGTAAAAGTTGAAGAACAAGTTTATAGAAGTGAGTTAAATAAAGCTGTAATTGGTGAGATTAGTGTTGAAGAAGCTCTTGAAAACATTGAAAAATTAGGAAATGAGATATTACAAAATCAATAA
- a CDS encoding carbohydrate ABC transporter permease, which translates to MRKKRDLIIKVVLYALTILFLIPIYWLIVSSLKTDSEITRFPPTFWPEIMNIKNFPYVWKYLHFTKTFMNSIIVSISTTILIVIFSTMAGYAFAKKEFVGRKFLMTVLIGTMTIPATVLLLPLFFIITKLGMYDKLISLIFPFGVTVFGIFFMKQYIEDIPDALIEAARIDGCGEFRIFFTIILPLLKPAITSLTIIEFVNNWNSFTMPLVLLKTPEKFTLPLRLGMLAKETVAVPWSQIMAANVLTVIPVVIVFLLLQKYFIKGIMSGSVKG; encoded by the coding sequence ATGAGGAAAAAAAGGGACTTAATTATAAAGGTAGTTCTTTATGCTTTAACTATTTTATTTTTAATACCAATATATTGGCTAATTGTATCAAGTTTAAAAACAGATTCTGAGATTACAAGATTTCCCCCTACTTTTTGGCCTGAAATAATGAATATTAAAAACTTTCCTTATGTTTGGAAATATTTACATTTCACAAAAACATTTATGAACTCTATTATTGTATCTATTTCAACTACTATACTAATAGTTATTTTTTCAACTATGGCAGGTTATGCTTTTGCTAAAAAGGAGTTTGTTGGAAGAAAGTTTTTAATGACTGTACTAATTGGAACAATGACAATTCCAGCTACAGTACTTTTACTTCCTTTATTCTTTATTATAACTAAGCTTGGTATGTACGATAAACTTATAAGCTTGATATTTCCATTTGGTGTAACAGTATTTGGAATATTTTTTATGAAACAGTATATAGAAGATATTCCGGATGCATTAATAGAGGCAGCTAGAATTGATGGTTGTGGGGAGTTTAGAATATTTTTTACTATTATATTACCATTATTAAAACCAGCTATAACTTCCCTTACAATAATTGAATTTGTTAACAACTGGAACTCATTTACTATGCCTTTAGTTCTTTTAAAGACACCAGAAAAATTTACTTTACCGTTAAGATTAGGAATGCTTGCAAAGGAAACAGTTGCAGTGCCATGGTCTCAGATAATGGCGGCTAATGTATTAACTGTAATACCAGTAGTTATAGTGTTTTTATTACTACAAAAATATTTCATCAAAGGAATTATGTCAGGTTCAGTAAAAGGCTAG
- a CDS encoding glycosyltransferase family 4 protein encodes MNIALCHFRVGETDGVSLEMEKWKKVLEKMGHNVYLVAGSLGTTDGYVIPELHYRHEVNDKFVRNAYHELTDYKNEEEFKKEVLEFAGKIEEGLTRFVKEYNIDVLVPNNIWSLGWGLPAAIAFDNVSEKLGIKCVAHHHDFYWEREKYSSPTCNFVNEILDNHFPPQHDLVKHVVINKIAQDEMKRRKSLDTTIVPNVFDFNATVWDKDDYNKGFRERIGLKENDIMILQATRIAERKAIELAIDLVGELIKDENIKELCNNLLYDGRKFDADSRIVLVFAGLPESEGKYIELLKKRAEEKNVELLFINDIIEHSRCELEGKKCYSLWDAYVFADLITYPSILEGWGNQFLEGLFAKKPMVVYEYPVYKTDIKEKGFNIVSLGDTHVVDEDGLVKVDEAIIKKAAKECIKLLTDKEYRNNVVEENFDLGKKYFSYESLEKILSGLF; translated from the coding sequence ATGAACATAGCATTATGTCACTTTAGAGTAGGAGAAACAGACGGTGTATCATTAGAAATGGAAAAGTGGAAAAAAGTACTAGAAAAAATGGGTCATAATGTATACCTTGTAGCAGGTAGCTTGGGTACTACAGATGGATACGTTATTCCAGAGCTTCATTATAGACACGAAGTAAATGATAAATTTGTTAGAAACGCTTATCATGAGTTAACAGATTATAAAAATGAAGAAGAATTTAAGAAGGAAGTATTAGAATTTGCAGGGAAAATAGAAGAGGGATTAACTAGATTTGTTAAGGAATATAATATAGATGTTTTAGTACCTAACAATATTTGGTCTCTTGGATGGGGGTTACCTGCAGCTATAGCTTTTGATAATGTATCAGAAAAATTAGGGATAAAATGCGTTGCACATCATCATGATTTTTATTGGGAGAGAGAAAAATATTCAAGTCCGACTTGTAACTTTGTAAACGAAATATTAGATAATCATTTTCCACCACAACATGACTTGGTAAAACATGTTGTTATTAATAAAATAGCTCAAGATGAGATGAAAAGAAGAAAGTCATTGGATACTACTATAGTACCTAATGTATTTGATTTTAATGCTACTGTATGGGATAAAGACGACTATAATAAAGGTTTCAGAGAAAGAATTGGATTAAAAGAAAATGATATTATGATTCTTCAAGCTACAAGAATAGCAGAAAGAAAAGCTATAGAGCTTGCAATAGATTTAGTTGGAGAGCTTATAAAAGACGAAAATATAAAAGAACTTTGCAATAATTTATTATATGATGGTAGAAAATTTGATGCTGACAGCAGAATAGTATTAGTATTTGCTGGACTTCCAGAATCAGAAGGAAAATATATAGAACTACTTAAGAAAAGAGCAGAAGAAAAGAATGTTGAGTTATTGTTTATAAACGACATCATTGAACATTCAAGATGTGAATTAGAGGGTAAGAAGTGCTATTCATTATGGGATGCATATGTGTTTGCTGATTTAATAACATACCCAAGTATACTAGAAGGATGGGGTAATCAGTTTTTAGAGGGGCTATTTGCTAAAAAGCCTATGGTTGTATATGAATATCCAGTTTATAAGACAGATATAAAAGAAAAAGGCTTTAATATTGTGTCATTAGGAGATACACATGTTGTAGATGAAGATGGTCTTGTTAAAGTTGACGAAGCTATAATTAAAAAAGCAGCTAAGGAGTGTATTAAGCTACTTACAGATAAAGAATATAGAAATAATGTTGTTGAGGAAAATTTTGATTTAGGAAAAAAATACTTTTCATATGAAAGTCTTGAAAAAATATTATCTGGGTTATTTTAA